TCCGTGGACGGCGTCGTCGGATCGTTGCCATGATCCGCCGTCAGGACGAACACATCCTCCTCCCTCACGAGCGGCAGTACCTGGCCCAGCCACGCGTCCAGCTCGATCAAGCCCCTATGGAACCCCGCAACGTCGTTCCGGTGCCCCCAGTTCTGGTCGAACTCGATCACGTTCACGAAGACGAGCCCGGAATCTACCTGGAGCAGTGCCTCCCGAATAAGCCGGTAGGCGTCCGCGTTGGTCGGCGGGTGCGTGCTGGTCAGGTTCCGCGCCGCGAACAGGTCGTCCACTTTCCCGATCCCGTGCCGCGGAATGCCCCGCTCCGCCAGGAGGTCCAGCAGCGTCGTCCCCACCGGCTCGATCGAGAAATCCTTGCGATTGGCGGTGCGCGCGAACCCACCCGGCTTGCCGACGAACGGCCGCGCGATCACTCGCGCCGTCGCGGGCTCACCCGCGAGCATCGCACGGGCCTTGGCGCACGCCCCGTACAGCTCCGCGAGCGGGACCTTCTCTTCATGCGCGGCCACCTGGAAGACCGAGTCGGCGGACGTGTAGACGATCCAGTCACCCGTCTCGAGGTGCCGGCCGCCGAACTCGTCAATGATCGCCGTGCCCGACGCGGCCTTGTTGCCGATGATGCCGCGACCCGTCACGCGCGAGAACTCGGCGAGTAGGTCCGCGGGAAAACCGCGCGGATAGGTCGCGAACGGTCGCTCCAGGAGCACTCCGCAGATCTCCCAATGCCCGGTGATGCTGTCCTTGCCGGCACTCACCGGTCGCATGATGCCGTGCGCGGCGCGCGGCGCTGCAGCACGCGTCACGCCCGCGATGGGACGGACGTTGCCGAGGCCCAGGCCTTCGAGCACCGGGAGCGTGAGCCCACCCACCGCCTGCGCGACGTTGCCAAGGGTGTCGCTGCCGGTGTCGCCGTAGGTCGCGGCGTCGTGCGCTTCGCCGCAGCCCAGTCCGTCGAGGACGATGAGGAAGAAGCGCCTCACCGGTAGCGGCGCTCCACCCGCGCGCCGATGCGCGTGAGCACCTCGTAGCTGATGGTGCCCGCGGCGGTCGCCATCTCGTCCAGCGTGATCTCCTCCTCGCCGTCCTTGCCGATGAGTATCGCCACGGCCCCCTCTTCGGGAGCCCACTCGCCCGACCACGCCATCGTCGTGTCCATAGTCACCCGGCCCGCGATCGGCAGCCGCCGCCCCGAGATCAGCACCGCTCCCACGTTCGAGAGCTTGTGATCCACGCCGTCCGCGTAGCCCGCCGCGATGGCGCTGAGGCTGATGCGAGTACGCGCCGTGAAGGTAGCGCCGTAGCTCACGGTCATCCCGGC
This genomic stretch from Gemmatimonadales bacterium harbors:
- a CDS encoding phosphopentomutase; translated protein: MRRFFLIVLDGLGCGEAHDAATYGDTGSDTLGNVAQAVGGLTLPVLEGLGLGNVRPIAGVTRAAAPRAAHGIMRPVSAGKDSITGHWEICGVLLERPFATYPRGFPADLLAEFSRVTGRGIIGNKAASGTAIIDEFGGRHLETGDWIVYTSADSVFQVAAHEEKVPLAELYGACAKARAMLAGEPATARVIARPFVGKPGGFARTANRKDFSIEPVGTTLLDLLAERGIPRHGIGKVDDLFAARNLTSTHPPTNADAYRLIREALLQVDSGLVFVNVIEFDQNWGHRNDVAGFHRGLIELDAWLGQVLPLVREEDVFVLTADHGNDPTTPSTDHSRENVPLVVFGPKIAPVDLGSRGTFADLGQTAAEYFGVGPLAAGKSFLGDIVD